A region of the Syntrophus gentianae genome:
GCCGAACTCAGCGGGAAAAGGAGTGAAGATCTCGGCAATATCGCCCGGGCGAGAAAGGGCATGAGCGAATATCAACTCACCATCCTGCGTCGTCAACAGGAGTTTTTGCAGGACGTGGAGACCCGACTCAGCGAGGTCCAGACAAAGCTGGCTGCCCTGAGGGACCAGTACGCAGCGACGCAGGATGTTCTTGAGAAGACGGAGATAAAAGCGCCTGAAGAAGGGACGGTGGTGGGTCTGGCCATACACACCACGGGAGGAGTCATCATGCCCGGGAATCCGGTCATGAGCATCGTTCCGGCAAACGAGGAGCTCATTGTCGAGGCAAAGGTGATGACGACGGATAGAGACCGGGTGCGGGAAAAACTCAAGGTTGATCTGATGTTTACTTCCTTTGACATCAAAAAGACGCCTGTGATCGATGGTGAGGTCATCCTTGTTTCCGCAGACCGGTTTACCGATGAGGCAACCAAGATCCCCTATTACCTCTGCCGGATTCGACTTACTCAAGAGGGCCTGCGAAAACTCGGCAACCGGCATCTTGAGCCCGGTATGCCTGTGCAGGTGGTCATAAAGACAGGGGAAAGGACTTTGATGAACTACCTTGTGAAACCCCTCTTTGACCGGATTTCCGTCTCCTTCAAGGAACGATAGGGGGGCTTACACTCAAAACTGCCTGGAAGAATAAATCCTCTAATCCGATGTACTTTCACTGTACTTCATAAAAATCTACTTTTTTCGATTCTACCCGTCCAAGTAGGATTCCAACATGAAAATTAAGGAATTTGGAAGGAAAAATTAAGGGATTCCCTGATTGAAACGTACCTGTAAAGGGTTTAAAAGTATTACCGTATAAAATTCAAATATCAACTTTAGGAGGAATAAGATCGTGGCAACCAAATACGGAACAGATGGTAACGATAAAATCTATGGAACCACGGAGGCTGATTATCTTTACGGGAAGGGCGGCGACGATATCATTTACGGGAAAGCCGGCGATGACTATCTGAGTGGTGGTGCTGGCAGTGATACCATGTCCGGCAATGCCGGCAATGACACCTATGTCGTTGATAGTGTGGGGGATGTTGTCATCGAGCTTGCGGGCTACGGTACAGACAAAATCAAGACTTATATCGACTATACCTTGGGTGATAACGTCGAAAACCTTTCTCTTTATGGTGAGGCGACGACCGGAAAAGGAAACTCCCTTGCCAACGAGATTAAAGGAAACAGCAATGCTGATTCCCTGTATGGCTATGACGGCAACGACCGACTTTACGGTAATGATGGCAATGACTATCTTAACGGCGGCACCGGCAATGACTATCTTAACGGTGGATCCGGCAGCGACGAACTGTACGGCTATGCCGGTAACGACGAACTTTACGGCTATGCTGGTAACGACAACCTTTACGGCAATGTCGGCGATGACTATCTGAGTAGCGGCACCGGCAATGACTATCTTTACGGTAATGACGGCAATGACAGACTTTACGGTGATAATGGCAATGACTATCTGAAAGGTGGCACCGGTTCGGACGACTTCATTTTCAGAGAGACCGGTGCGGCCAATAGTGATACGATCGCTGACTTTTCCCATGACCAGAGTGACACGATCGTGCTGAAGGACATCCTGGACGGCGTAAGCGACAGTATCATCGAAGGCCTGGATTTCATCGGTGGCGTACTGAATGCGGATTGTTATTTCGAAGACGACGGGTACACGGGTGACGGAGCCGAGGACCGTGGAATCTATTACGATACGGAGACCGGTGATCTCTGGTACAACCCCACGACTGGCGAAGCCGGAGATTCCGTGCAGATCTGTACCCTGGTCGGAACTGAGGGAACCTATGCTTCATTGCTGGATGCCGCCGACATTACCTACTCGGCCTAGGCAGCTTCCAGGATCATTTTACGGGGCGCGTCATTTACGCGCCCTTTTTTTATCCATTGAAAAAGCAACTCGTCAGGACCCGGTCACGGCAGAGAAGATAAGGTCATCTCGCCGATCACCGGTTCAACGAGCGGTTCAAGGCTCAACAAATCCCCGAGGCGTCGGGCGTCGACCGTGCCAAGAATGCAGGAAGCCAGTTTCAGGGCCGTGGCGGTAAGGCTGATGGTCTGATAGAGGCACCCCAGATCCTGTAAAATCAAGCGATAGGCAATCTTTTCGTACTTCCATGAATTGCGCAGAAAACGGGAGGTAATCACCAGCCGGATGTGCGGCATCCCTGCGCCCTGGATCAGGGCATGGGGATTGTTCTTAAGGTAGGCCTCCAGCAGATTGTTGTCCGCGGCGATGGATTCCAGTCGATGCTGTTGCGGATCATAGCGCCAGACACCGGAGGGGAGACCGATGCATGAGTGCACCAGAAGATAGATTTCCAGGGAATGCAGGGCGCCGCCACTGGGAGAGGGGCGGCGCGATCCCGGACAGGGGCGGGAAGGGTCATCCAGGATGTCCTGAAAGCGGGCGGAGGTGGAAAGCAGCGCGCCCAGTTCCTCCAGAGAAATCGGCCGGCTG
Encoded here:
- a CDS encoding calcium-binding protein, with the translated sequence MATKYGTDGNDKIYGTTEADYLYGKGGDDIIYGKAGDDYLSGGAGSDTMSGNAGNDTYVVDSVGDVVIELAGYGTDKIKTYIDYTLGDNVENLSLYGEATTGKGNSLANEIKGNSNADSLYGYDGNDRLYGNDGNDYLNGGTGNDYLNGGSGSDELYGYAGNDELYGYAGNDNLYGNVGDDYLSSGTGNDYLYGNDGNDRLYGDNGNDYLKGGTGSDDFIFRETGAANSDTIADFSHDQSDTIVLKDILDGVSDSIIEGLDFIGGVLNADCYFEDDGYTGDGAEDRGIYYDTETGDLWYNPTTGEAGDSVQICTLVGTEGTYASLLDAADITYSA